One part of the Aspergillus luchuensis IFO 4308 DNA, chromosome 5, nearly complete sequence genome encodes these proteins:
- a CDS encoding uncharacterized protein (COG:S;~EggNog:ENOG410PKSA;~InterPro:IPR011009), which produces MEETIAELRRQIEEQGRLREAAERREEEERQAREEAERREEEERQAREEAERREKEERQAREEAERREEEERQARENAERRVQPNSLFRLLDRCHNSLSQAIRVEADATLTTQGDAANPVNRLYPKHIVLWRDFPQLQEQIWDKFDRNNAFSTRPLFPSDTQIDYVVTNIQNRPIYSEASLRNFERDTVDNFVEKVIEVLRDDGPLRDEFGIQGRVTFYDRANPSETSLENSLEQMNLEDARTPQRPANPRRGRGRGRGRGATRRQTRDGTARRRNRRADQFCVHLVADERQLPVYAVEFKAPHKVTIPELVAGLHPIDLDRDVIDQEGNTFEFYATRLVAAVVTQIFSYMIDSGVRYGYICTGEAFVFLRIPQDDPTIIQYFLCIPNQDAQADVQADDEMRLHRTAIGQVLAFTLQALAVEPPTQKWHDVAHDQLTTWKVEYLDVLREIPETLRKDPPASDYRPSHWKPDRKIHNTRARARARCQPGASAPKHSSTEGSGSDQESLSPTAAAASRIRSSRGQGNHRQSTREGERPRASRDHKQTSRQDGPSTRPYCTIACIRGLANREPLDKNCPNWELHGGRRHSIGPQEFTRQLHRQLARDRELGFEQLHVCGRTGYLIKATLLSRGYTVIMKATTVEKQHRLRTEVDNYHRLRNLQGQYIPVCLGDFKPRVAYWYHGKLMAQMMILSWSGTRLQHAINDGNSHFFQQERDKALTVLRSRGVIHCDSEWRNMLWDDLSGRLAVTDLEDVKWLKRARALESVSANTRRTRCVRAVKYKPGLERVERVEIPQHGSTLSL; this is translated from the coding sequence ATGGAGGAAACAATAGCCGAATTACGACGTCAGATTGAAGAACAAGGAAGGCTGCGAGAAGCGGCAGAGCGccgtgaggaggaggagagacagGCGCGAGAAGAGGCAGAACgccgtgaggaggaagagagacaggcgcgagaagaggcagaacgccgtgagaaggaagagagacaggcgcgagaagaggcagaacgccgtgaggaggaagagagacaggCGCGAGAAAACGCTGAACGTCGAGTGCAACCCAACTCCCTGTTTCGCCTCCTCGATCGCTGCCACAATTCTCTCTCCCAAGCGATCCGAGTTGAGGCAGATGCCACCCTTACTACTCAGGGCGACGCGGCCAATCCAGTGAACCGACTCTACCCCAAGCACATCGTCCTTTGGCGTGACTTCCCCCAACTACAGGAACAGATCTGGGACAAATTCGACCGTAATAATGCCTTTTCCACGCGCCCACTATTCCCCTCTGATACCCAAATCGATTATGTCGTCACGAATATCCAGAACAGACCAATCTATTCGGAAGCGTCTCTTCGGAATTTTGAGCGAGACACGGTGGACAACTTTGTTGAAAAGGTCATTGAGGTTTTGCGAGACGATGGGCCCCTTCGAGATGAGTTTGGAATCCAAGGCCGAGTCACCTTCTATGATCGCGCAAACCCGTCGGAAACTTCGCTCGAGAACAGCCTAGAGCAAATGAATCTCGAGGACGCGCGGACACCCCAACGACCGGCGAACCCGAGGCGTGGAAGAggccgaggacgaggaagaggagccacGCGGAGACAGACGAGGGATGGCACTGCGCGACGACGCAATCGGCGCGCCGACCAGTTCTGCGTGCACCTTGTGGCGGATGAACGGCAATTACCCGTGTATGCAGTGGAGTTCAAAGCGCCGCACAAAGTGACGATCCCCGAACTGGTGGCGGGTCTACACCCGATAGATCTGGATCGCGATGTCATTGACCAAGAGGGCAACACGTTTGAATTCTATGCCACCCGCCTGGTCGCGGCCGTGGTCACTCAGATATTCTCATACATGATCGACAGTGGCGTTCGATACGGCTACATCTGCACCGGGGAGGCTTTCGTTTTCCTTCGTATCCCACAGGATGATCCCACCATTATTCAATATTTCTTGTGTATCCCTAATCAGGATGCGCAGGCGGATGTGCAGGCGGACGATGAAATGCGCCTCCACCGGACTGCCATCGGTCAGGTGCTTGCGTTCACGCTTCAAGCGCTGGCCGTCGAACCACCGACTCAGAAATGGCACGATGTGGCACACGACCAGCTAACAACCTGGAAGGTCGAATATCTCGACGTGCTGAGAGAAATCCCCGAGACTCTCCGTAAAGACCCGCCGGCGTCTGATTATCGGCCCTCTCACTGGAAACCGGATCGGAAAATACACAACACAcgcgctcgcgctcgcgCGCGTTGTCAACCGGGCGCATCGGCACCGAAGCATTCGTCCACTgaaggcagcggcagtgatCAAGAATCGCTTTCGCCAACCGCCGCAGCCGCGTCGCGCATCCGATCGAGCCGCGGCCAAGGCAACCACCGCCAATCAACCCGGGAAGGTGAAAGGCCACGAGCCAGCCGAGACCATAAACAGACCTCTCGGCAAGACGGACCTTCTACGCGACCATACTGCACCATTGCGTGCATCCGCGGCTTGGCTAACCGAGAACCACTGGATAAGAATTGCCCCAACTGGGAACTCCACGGTGGTCGGAGACACTCCATCGGACCGCAGGAGTTCACACGCCAGCTCCATCGTCAACTGGCCCGAGATCGGGAACTTGGATTCGAACAGCTGCACGTTTGTGGTCGGACAGGATATCTCATCAAAGCCACCCTCCTTTCCCGCGGATACACGGTGATCATGAAAGCAACGActgtggagaagcagcatcgCCTTCGAACGGAAGTGGACAATTATCACCGGCTCCGGAACTTGCAGGGACAATACAtccctgtctgtcttgggGACTTTAAGCCTCGTGTTGCATATTGGTACCACGGTAAGTTAatggcgcagatgatgatattgagcTGGTCTGGAACGCGGCTTCAGCATGCCATCAATGATGGGAACTCCCACTTCTTTCAGCAAGAGCGCGACAAAGCTCTGACCGTGCTTCGGTCGCGTGGAGTCATCCACTGCGACAGTGAGTGGCGTAATATGCTGTGGGATGACCTGAGTGGCCGCTTGGCTGTCACCGACCTGGAGGATGTGAAATGGTTGAAGCGCGCTAGGGCCCTTGAATCCGTCTCTGCGAATACACGGCGTACTCGCTGCGTCAGAGCGGTGAAATATAAACCCGGCTTGGAAAGGGTGGAAAGGGTGGAAATTCCGCAACACGGCAGCACCTTAAGCTTGTAA